Proteins from a genomic interval of Paenibacillus sp. RC334:
- a CDS encoding sirohydrochlorin chelatase — MNAILLVGHGSRDPEGNRELLEFAQAVADRVPDMCVETCFLELTRPSIAEGVQACVEQGATRVVLVPIILFAAGHAKIDIPMAIDRAKAKYPQVEFVYGRPIGVHEKIVSILQSRLKEARPVAVPAGMDSAVEASAEVTDEETAVLVLGRGSSDPDANSDFFKITRMLWEKLPYTWVESSFIGVTQPSFPDGLERCLRLGAKKIIVLPYFLFTGVLIKRIGEMTEEFAESHPALQVEMGGYFGFHPQLVELVLERANEGLVGKVMANCDNCQFRLEAQEHHHHHHDHDHDHGHDHDHGHDHDHHHDHHHDHHDHDHHAHGHDHHHEKHSHDHNHEHEHVHAHSHDDHDHEHHHDHAHTPSVVNGSGISGSGQVKGS; from the coding sequence GTGAATGCAATATTGTTGGTTGGACATGGAAGTCGGGACCCGGAGGGGAACCGGGAGCTGCTGGAGTTTGCACAGGCGGTGGCAGATCGTGTGCCGGATATGTGTGTGGAAACCTGTTTTTTGGAGTTGACACGGCCCAGCATTGCTGAGGGTGTGCAGGCATGTGTGGAACAAGGGGCGACGCGAGTCGTGCTTGTTCCGATTATTCTGTTCGCGGCGGGACATGCCAAAATTGATATTCCGATGGCGATTGATCGTGCGAAGGCTAAATACCCTCAGGTGGAATTTGTATATGGACGTCCGATTGGCGTTCACGAAAAAATTGTCAGTATTCTGCAAAGTCGCTTGAAAGAGGCACGTCCGGTTGCGGTTCCAGCCGGTATGGATAGCGCTGTGGAGGCTTCTGCCGAGGTGACGGATGAAGAAACGGCTGTGCTGGTGCTGGGACGCGGAAGCAGCGATCCGGATGCGAATAGCGACTTTTTCAAAATTACCCGTATGCTGTGGGAAAAACTCCCGTATACGTGGGTGGAGAGCAGCTTTATCGGTGTGACACAACCCTCATTTCCAGATGGCTTGGAGCGTTGTCTACGTCTAGGCGCCAAAAAAATCATCGTGCTTCCATACTTTCTATTCACGGGTGTGCTGATTAAGCGTATCGGAGAAATGACGGAGGAATTTGCGGAGTCTCATCCTGCATTACAAGTGGAAATGGGCGGATATTTTGGGTTCCATCCACAATTGGTCGAGCTAGTGCTGGAGCGTGCCAACGAAGGCTTGGTTGGCAAGGTGATGGCCAATTGCGATAACTGCCAGTTCCGTCTGGAGGCGCAGGAGCACCACCATCATCACCACGACCATGATCACGATCACGGACATGACCACGATCACGGACATGACCACGATCACCATCATGATCACCATCATGATCATCACGACCATGACCACCATGCACATGGACACGATCATCATCATGAGAAACACTCACATGATCACAACCACGAGCATGAGCATGTACATGCGCACAGCCATGATGACCATGATCATGAACACCACCACGATCATGCACATACGCCGTCTGTGGTGAACGGAAGCGGCATTTCTGGCAGCGGGCAGGTGAAGGGCTCATGA